From the Lathyrus oleraceus cultivar Zhongwan6 chromosome 3, CAAS_Psat_ZW6_1.0, whole genome shotgun sequence genome, the window ttaatctttgattcattctgtctttaatcgtattaatacagaaaataaacagttatcagattcagggtttcgtaagtggctctgataccactgaaggagaatggccATCCAAAACGCggcggaaattaaaattttctcctttaatgatccttacgaatgggcatgatcagtgatagaatcgttacctcttgtggcgatcacgaatgttgaacgacgacaacgcctctactcagtccacacgaacggattccttcaatctcagtgctagctgttacgaatgaaggctttgagtgagagagagagagagaaacgaaatgcAAGAGTAACAAtcttctacccaagggttctatttatagaaccacttgtgtgggcttcaagctaaaaagcccacttaagtgtattttggcccatatcttataatatgcccaaaatcacttaagcgtgtggtactttaccatatttcgtattccacttaagtgcaccgtaccttacggtgttccttagttactctatctctcatcaatccgtcctttatgtgtgaccctgtaggttttcgcgacgttggcaattatattaaatcacgcatttaacataataaacagtgagcggtatctagcaacacatcactgctacccaagacacgaaaatgttatgtgatctgacaaatccttctgtgataataattatgtgtataattacccttttgcccttatgtctatattgaacacaaggcatagaccgtgtcatccttgtctagttcaatattgggcccatagacatctatcctgttacgcgggatgggaaaattccatctaggtcactcatgtcccttagcatgctttgtggagtacccatcaactgtctttatggttatccaattacggacaatgttggatcagcaataaagcactcgactctacatctagggtccatagtggtttcaggtcgaagagtggtttacaccattatcaccatgagaataacttatgacacttttcataacattctatatagtattctcatagcgggtcaatccagtataaatattactcttaatattcatacctatgtttgagacttgataactccttatctatgatccatgagatgtgatcatcagtctataaatataatagtctccatgctttaatgttatcccacttcacaataaagctcgactacggatactttaagaataatgtccttatgtttaatgtggtctcatgattaagtcacacttgatacattaaacggactatctattccagggactttattaaacaaacataataaagaaaaagccttttattattaataaaccatttgatacaagtaccaaaagtatttgcctctagggcttacaccaacagtaaGAACCCTATCTTGAACTCtagagctaagcacatagaaataaaacatcattttatcagagactatgttcacAAAAGGGTAATATCTTTAAAATTTAaagatacagaccatcaatgggctgacatttTCATAAAACCCCtcgctgaagatagattctcattTATTCTGAAACACTTAAAAATTGAAATTTTCCCAGAATAAATCTAATGTGCTTCTCTAAAATAGCAAAATATGGCTATGAAATAACATTTGGTATCtggatctgactctgatacttctaccagttaggagtcatctaaatcagaaatcctcaggatccaatcccttggtattcctgaagatcaaATAGATCAACACATGGGGTATCTTGTGTCtgaccttggatcttctagatagttgtctagcagaaatcaagagacagacccttgagatctcctcgagcagtgtgaTGTTTTGGGGATTAGACTTCTATCATCAGCTGTAATCATGTATCTCCTAAGCGTGTCAACTCGTTTAATGTGCCATCATTAATTTTCTAACTTCTCAACTTCTCCTAACGATGTCGTTTTGCATTCCTTCTATGTGTACTTATATGTTTCACTATTCACAATTTTACACTTTACACTCACAACCTACACAAATCTCTTTCCTTCTTCAAGCTCCCCAAGTTCATCACAGttcatcaatcttcatctacTTCATCAACTCTCTCATGGATTCCCAACAACAATCTGTCTACAACTactctcagcaaatggaatcAACGGAACAACCACCCATTTCTTCTCAGCAAACAACTGCAACAACCAGTGTTGTCTCTACCCCTATTTACAAAGAACCACACATTTTGGATCGTGAACCACATATCCATCTTGCCACTCCATTTGACAAGCTAGAACAAGAAACGAAATGGAATAGACCTTACTGAGGAACTCagaatgcaagggtgggaaaactatttccaaagCCTTTATGGCCCTGTCTATACCTATCTGGTAAAAGAGTTCTGGCGCTTTCCAGACTCATATGATCACTAGATAGTATCACATGTTCTGGGGGTAAAGATTGTCACCACTGAGAAGTCAATCGCctcccttctgaacatggagaagacagtGGGAAGAAGAATCTACAATATCAACCCTAGGGCAAAGTACATGTCCCAGGAAATTGCCCTAACCATTTTCCAACAGAACGCTGAAGGCAAATCCTCCAAAAATAAGGAACTTCACTAAAATCTCTgagtctggctgaagatcattctaGGAAACATTTATCACCGCCCAACCTCtaactcttctgactacatcaacacgGATCAGAAGTGCATACTTTATTGCCTTCACAAAGGGCTCAAAGTTGAGTCTACCAGCACTgctcttcaaatacctcagagactctgtcaaagacaccagaaacaacatgaagcccagaacctacatccctctgggaaggcttATCACTGACGTTCTGATCGAGAGCGGGTTGATGGATCACCTGATCCATCACAATCTGATAGAAGATGTCACAGTTGACATTGGAAGGCCTCTGAACACtcgcaatctgaagagcatggggtTGATTGAGCAAATCAGTGTGAAACCCTCGTTAGatacctcctgggaagcactcaaGGATCAGAGGAATATTCCTAGTGGCCTCTACCTTTTCTCAAAAATTGATCCTCCAAAGGTTGTGGCACACTATCTAAAGGATCTCGCAAGCCAAGGAGTTGACATCTCATAGTTCTCTGTGGACTGGCTACTTGAGCATCCACCAAATTTTATGAAGAGACAACGACGCCTTCTGAGAAGTTAAAGAAGGCCAAGAAAGCAAAGTTGGGGGAAACTTTTGTGTCAAGACCTCTAGTCCCTCTGATCGAATCACCGAGTAAGTCTTTTCCTCCTCACTCTCGCACTGTCAATTTAAAGAAAATTGCTTCTTCTCTTTGCCATACCACCCCTATCTACACTCAATCTGAACCCCTACCATctaccaccaaaccctctgatACTCCAACCCCTAACCCACCATCACCTTCATTTCTAAAATTTAACCTATCCACCATAACCCTACCAGTTTCTGAAGCTGAAATGCTCAATGAACCTATCTCACCAATCTCCTCCACACCTTCATATTCACCCTACTACATCATATCATATGATTCAGGACCCTTTGACCGTCAATCCCCCACATTGGCTCAGCTTCAGGCTCATGTTCTTGCCTCACAACAACAACCTGAACCAGAAGCTAACACTCCACCACCTAAACAACTAATTCCACCACCATCTGAACAACCACAAACACCACCATCTGAACAACCACCAAATCCACCACCTGAACAACCCACAATACCACCCTCTGATACTCCCATCATACCACCCTCTGAAAAGATTATCATCCCTACCTCTCAGACTCCTGCTGACACTACCCAAACACCACCAACATATCCATCCCCCAACTCTGAACCAGAACCTACCTTCCCCACCCTAGAAATCTCTTTATTTGCTAAGTCTTCAGTGGAGAAGATCAGATCTCTATCTGAAAACTCTGatatcagtgatgatccctctgcagtgaggattcactggaacagagtgatcaTATGGATGACCTATGAGGCTTTCAAACTGAAAagcctctctgaacaagtccgtAATGACTTTATCAGAGAAGCTGGAGAAAGACTATAGGCTCGACTGGTCAGAGAGGCAGAGGAAAAGGCCAGAAGAGAAGCAGAAGAGAAAGCTCGTCTGGAAGAAGAGCGGCGGGTTAGAGAAGTTGTATAGAAGGTTATTGCTGAAGTTGTGGCTGCTGTTGAAGCTGAGGCAAAAGCAAAAGCTGACGCTGAAGAGGCAGCACGCATAGTTGCGGAAGAAGCTGCCAAGGCTAGCACTAATGCTCTGGCTCAGGGGGAGCAATCAAACTCTGACTTCGCCCCTCTGGTCTCGAAGACTCTAGAAGAGCTGCAAAAGGAGCAACAGATAGTGCGAGCAAGATTGGATCATCGGGACTCTGTCAACAACCATAttcagaacctgctgactcaGCTGCTCCAAATGATGCCTCTGCATCCAATTATCATATATATAAACTTCCTTTTTTACCTGTTTTGACGCAAAGTCTTTTTGAGTCTgaaaaaaagggggagaataaaAACAGCTATGATGAAAATATATTTAAGCCTCTTGTTGCACTGCGCACATTAATATCTTATGAAAACTAAAGCTATGCAGGATAACAACTAAGGTACAAACTAGCTACCACACAAGGAAAGTCTAGTAAGAACTTCTGAGAAATCCTATGATCCATCTTAGGAGGAGTCACCTCTCATCTGACTCTGAAATATTATTTTTGTTGATAATAACATTGTTTCATCATCACTCTGAATTTTTTTGTCgtcatcaaaaagggggagattgtaagaacaaatctAGTATCTACAATTTATCTCTAAGATTTTcatgataacaaaggatgaaacaaaaatggtaccctaacaaaatttatctaagcgtgcaggactctaatcaaaGAAGTCAGATAGACATTCATCAGATACAGATACTAGTTCAGAATAATCACTTGGAAGATACTCAGCAGAAGCTCTAAGTCTAATTAAAGGAAGCGTACAAAACAAAAAGAGAGATCAGACACTCTAAAGCGGAAGAGCGCACTCTAGGATCTGGAGCTTTTACTCTCTGGAGAATTCATCAGGAAGACGTCAAGAACCTCTGAACACAATCAGCTGCAAGCAACTATCTGAGATATACTTGCTGAACAGAAACTCTGATATCTGAACATTCTACTCAGAAATGATCTCCAAAGACTTAGCTATAAAGACTTCCACGTATGGCAAGAAACTACTTTCAGAAGGAAGTTATATCACCCCAAaactgctttggaaagaacaaagagagtaatgacattaatcatccatcaCTCCCAAATATCCTGTCATTCAACGGTCTTCTcatcactcctatataaaggatggatcACTTCACTAAGAAGACAATGGAAACACATGAGAACACAACACTACTTTCATATCTATTATTCATTCTCTTTCTCACACGAGTTGCTGCTCTAAAAAGTGTGAACAATTCTTTTGTTCTTACCTTGTGTAATttctgcttacctagaagcactaagcattactgtaattctatttatttgttgaattctcctcaagtgacttgtgaagcctgtaaacttgagagggctaagagatctttatcctCTAAGATGATCCTttttgtaatctttcaagattagtggattaagtccttgtcgaaggtgaaatcaccttggccgggtggactggagtagctttgaatttcaagcgaaccagtataaaaatccattgttgatattatttattttttgtgtGTCTCATTTCCAAGAAGTTTTTTATTATCTTAAAAAaaattcaaccccccccccccccccctctttcttgtttttctctaccttcaccctagaccctatctcttaaAATTTTGGTCaaatgaaaatgattccaagatgaATGTTACTCTTTATGccattccaaacaactttcattttggcATCAATAGttaattttgcttggaaaatcattttttatggtgaaagattatcaatcattttgtctatgccctatttaggaggtcaacttccaaagaccataacttgctcattttttatcATATGAATACCATTCAAGTTTCAGGATCGAATTCAAGATTTCTTCTCAAACTTTTCctctttgataaatgtcaaattcaacaTGCAAGGCAttaccaagaggaaacattataggtcattttgagtcatcatcattgaacaaacaattttcctcaacctctaaaatccataactccctcatccttgatatgtttaccctaaccgatagCATATAGTATGTCTCTTTTACTCCTGTGCCGAAGtttttctccccagttgagtttctgttcgtatttctttgtgaaattGAATTTCCTTTGGCTTGGGTActtcagttttgttctgatctactTTCGTCCCCGGCAGATAGATTTATTCCCCTgtccgagtctttccattgatttattttcatggaaattctCTCGTGTTtccagcagttttaagtcgtagtctgaCTTACGCATAGCTTTTATCCCCCAAGAGTCTCTGTGTCCACattgagttttccttatggaataaATTATGCTCCTGTGTATtttcagtctctccagattcttttcctttgtgccaatatattccccacaaatattattttaacatacatatcatatgcatcacgaTGTCTCTAAGGGAAAATTTTatttcttgatgttgttatttaaatccattctactgagttgatacggAGATTTTAATCTTCACATCCTCGGCCtgaatgtccttaaataggggtagctgtaagaccccaattttgaccataagatccctcattctatctcattatttgcattggctttgtgatcacaccttggtatcctcctcacccctcattcattaggtttgcattgggagagatcaccaggcacatttgattatatcatactttattttcctttgtttactaaccaaaataccaaaaatatgtctatgtatagctttgtctcttttgtaggtgtgtgtgtgtgtgtgtgtccattTGTGCCCCCACCAAattcatatctagggtttgagaccctcagtaCAAGATATCAATCAAGTAAAGGTTCAAAATAtttctaagcatcatatatggatccccatgttctttatttatcattttgatcaagaattcatcaaggTTTTGAAGCTTattttccttggaagccctaattcatctaggtatcttgtgtgacttcctcagcaagtttattcaacaattggtcaaatatttaGAGGGATACTCCATTATACATCATAtcaagcatatatgattctccatgagtcccaaagatcaaaagaacttcaagtttgcaagttggttcaaagaggttgaccagaggaattcaactggtcaaatctagggtaCCCTAGACCTTATATCCTAaattttttgtcatatgaaaattattccaagagaaaagttactctttattccattccaaacaactttcatgttggcatcaatagctaattttgcttggaatgtcatcttttatggtgaaagattataggtaattttgtttgtgccctagttaggaggtcagcttccaaagaccataactttctcaatttttatcatatgaagACCATTCAAGATGTCTTACCCAACATTTcttctttgataaatgtcaaattcaacatgaaagtgcatttaccatgaggaaacattataggtcattttgggtcatcatcattgaataaacaattttcctcaacttcaaaaatcctTAACTCCctcatccttgatatgtttaccctaacttGTAACGGATGTCCCTTTATCCaagtgtattatcttcctacccagtaaccggtggtaGATAGTATATCTCTTTTACTTCTGTGCtgaagtttttcttccccagttgagtttgtgtTCGTATTTCTTTATGAAATCGAATTTCCTTTGGCTTGAGTACTTCAGTTTCATTCTGATTTACTCTTGTCCCAGGAAGATAGCTTTATTCCCCAATCCGTGTCTCTAGCAGTTTTAggtcgtagcctgacctacgcataaattttatccccccagagtctttgtctcctcagtgagttttccttatgtAATAAATTATTCTCATGTGGATTTTCAGTCTCTCCatattcttttcctttgtggcaatatattccccacaaagattattttaatcttcatatcatatgcatcacgaggtctcttaaggaccaaaatttgtttcttgatgttgttatttaagtccattctattgagttgatatgaatattttaaccttcacatcctcagctataatgtccttaaatataggcagttgtaagaccccaattttgaccataagatccctcatgctatctcatcatttgcattggctttgagatcacaccttggtatccacctcacccctcattcattaggttttcattgggagagatcaccaagcacatttgattgtatcatactttattttcttttgtttactaaccaaaatatcaaaaatatgtctatgtataactttgtcTCTTTTGTAGGTGTGTGTGTGTCCATCTGTGCCCCCACCAAATTCATATCTAGGTTTTGAGACCCTCAGTGGAAGAGATCAACCAAGGAAAGTTTAACCATATTTccaagcatcatatatggatccccatgttctttatttatcatattgatcaagaattcatcaaggttttgaagcttgtttgccttggaagccctaattcatctaggtatcttgtgtgacttcctcagcaagtttcttcaacaattggtcaaatatttcaaggtatacttcattatacatcatctcaaACACATATGATTCTCCATAAGCCCCAAAgatcaaaataacttcaagtttgcaagttggttcaaagaggttgaccataggaattcaactggtcaaatctTGGGTACCCTATTTCCTAAAtgttttgtcatatgaaaatgattccaatagaaaagttactctttattTCATTCCataaaactttcatgttggcatcaatATCTATcttttcttggaaagtcattttttatggtgaaagattataggtcattttgtttgtgcgctagtttggagatcaacttccaaagaccatagcttgtttattttttatcatatgaagtccatccaagtttcatgatcaaattcgAGATGTCGTctccaacttttcttctttgataaatgtcaaattcaacatgaaagt encodes:
- the LOC127130055 gene encoding extensin-like, with product MSFCIPSMCTYMFHYSQFYTLHSQPTQISFLLQAPQVHHSSSIFIYFINSLMDSQQQSVYNYSQQMESTEQPPISSQQTTATTSVVSTPIYKEPHILDQTTTPSEKLKKAKKAKLGETFVSRPLVPLIESPSKSFPPHSRTVNLKKIASSLCHTTPIYTQSEPLPSTTKPSDTPTPNPPSPSFLKFNLSTITLPVSEAEMLNEPISPISSTPSYSPYYIISYDSGPFDRQSPTLAQLQAHVLASQQQPEPEANTPPPKQLIPPPSEQPQTPPSEQPPNPPPEQPTIPPSDTPIIPPSEKIIIPTSQTPADTTQTPPTYPSPNSEPEPTFPTLEISLFAKSSVEKIRSLSENSDIKKLEKDYRLDWSERQRKRPEEKQKRKLVWKKSGGLEKLYRRLLLKLWLLLKLRQKQKLTLKRQHA